A genomic region of Phragmites australis chromosome 2, lpPhrAust1.1, whole genome shotgun sequence contains the following coding sequences:
- the LOC133910238 gene encoding calcium-transporting ATPase 1, plasma membrane-type isoform X4, whose protein sequence is MAYLRNKSMEFFKRFEMPAKNPSEDAQRRWREAVGTLVKNRRRRFRMVPDLDKRSQAETQRRKIQEKLRVALYVQKAALQFIDEELASVVRGKDAKSLRHHKGVDGIARKVNVSLADGTKSDDTGLRAEVYGANQYTEKPPRTFWMYLWDASQDMTLMLLAFCAIISVVIGLATEGWPSGMFDGVGIMLTIFLVVMITAASDYKQSLQFRDLDKEKKKIDMHVTRDGYRQKVSIYEIVVGDIVHLSIGDQVPADGLYIDGYSFVVDESSLSGESEPVHVSVANPFLLGGTKVQDGSARMLVTAVGMRTEWGNLMETLSQGGEDETPLQVKLNGVATIIGKIGLAFSVLTFTVLMARFLVGKAHAPGGLLRWRVADALSVLNFFAVAVTIIVVAVPEGLPLAVTLSLAFAMKKLMQQRALVRHLSACETMGSASCICTDKTGTLTTNHMVVEKVWASGAAQTVSTAKGFDQLKSSVSEKFSKVLLEGVFHCSGSEVVRDKDGKTTIMGTPTETAILEFGLEVEKHTKVEHADAKKLKVEPFNSVKKTMAVVVASPNAAGRPRAFLKGASEVVLQRCSCVIDGTGSVEKLTEAKAKRVASAIDAFACEALRTLCLAYQDVGTGNDIPSDGYTLVAVFGIKDPLRAGVREAVKTCHAAGINVRMVTGDNINTAKAIARECGILTDDGIAIEGPEFRMKSPEEMREIIPRIQVMARSLPLDKHTLVTNLRGMFNEVVAVTGDGTNDAPALHEADIGLAMGIAGTEVAKENADVIIMDDNFSTIINVTKWGRSVYINIQKFVQFQLTVNVVALMVNFVSASFTGSAPLTIVQLLWVNLIMDTLGALALATEPPNEAMMQRPPVGRGDNFITKVMWRNIIGQSIYQLIVLGLLLFRGKSLLQMNGAHADALLNTFIFNTFVFCQVFNEVNSREMEKINVFGGIFSSWIFSAVVGATVVFQVIIVELLGTFASTVHLSGRLWLISVLIGSVSLVIGAILKCIPVDTSNDSSGHHDGYQPIPTGPNAV, encoded by the exons ATGGCGTATCTCCGGAACAAGTCGATGGAGTTCTTCAAGAGGTTCGAGATGCCGGCGAAGAACCCGTCGGAGGACGCGCAGCGCCGGTGGCGGGAGGCCGTCGGCACGCTCGTCAagaaccgccgccgccgcttccgcaTGGTCCCCGACCTCGACAAGCGATCTCAGGCTGAGACACAGCGCCGCAAGATCCAG GAGAAGCTTCGTGTTGCACTATACGTGCAGAAGGCTGCACTGCAGTTCATCGA CGAGGAGCTGGCCTCCGTGGTGCGCGGCAAGGACGCCAAGAGCCTGAGGCATCACAAGGGCGTCGACGGCATCGCCCGGAAGGTCAACGTGTCCCTCGCCGACGGCACCAAGTCCGACGACACTGGCCTCCGCGCCGAGGTCTACGGCGCCAACCAGTACACCGAGAAGCCCCCGAGGACGTTCTGGATGTACCTGTGGGACGCCAGCCAGGACATGACGCTCATGCTCCTCGCCTTTTGCGCGATCATCTCCGTCGTCATAGGCCTCGCCACCGAGGGGTGGCCGAGCGGTATGTTCGACGGCGTAGGCATCATGCTCACCATCTTCCTCGTGGTCATGATCACCGCGGCCAGCGACTACAAGCAGTCGCTGCAGTTCCGGGACCTcgacaaggagaagaagaagattgaCATGCACGTCACCCGCGACGGCTACCGGCAGAAGGTATCCATCTACGAGATTGTCGTCGGCGACATCGTCCACCTGTCCATCGGCGACCAGGTGCCGGCAGACGGCTTGTACATCGATGGCTACTCGTTCGTGGTCGACGAGTCGAGCCTGTCCGGCGAGAGCGAGCCTGTGCACGTGTCGGTCGCGAACCCGTTCTTGCTTGGCGGGACCAAGGTGCAGGACGGCTCGGCGCGGATGCTGGTGACGGCGGTCGGGATGCGCACGGAGTGGGGGAACCTGATGGAGACGCTGAGCCAGGGAGGCGAGGACGAGACGCCGCTGCAGGTCAAGCTCAACGGAGTGGCCACCATCATCGGCAAGATCGGGCTGGCGTTCTCGGTGCTCACCTTCACCGTGCTCATGGCGCGGTTCCTGGTGGGCAAGGCGCACGCGCCCGGCGGGCTGCTGCGGTGGAGGGTCGCCGACGCGCTCTCGGTGCTCAACTTCTTCGCTGTCGCAGTCAccatcatcgtcgtcgccgTGCCCGAGGGGCTGCCTCTCGCTGTCACTCTCAGCCTGGCGTTCGCCATGAAGAAGCTCATGCAACAGCGCGCGCTGGTGAGGCACCTCTCAGCTTGCGAGACCATGGGGTCGGCGAGCTGCATCTGCACCGACAAGACCGGCACGCTCACCACGAATCACATGGTCGTCGAGAAGGTCTGGGCATCCGGGGCGGCGCAGACCGTGAGCACTGCCAAGGGCTTCGACCAACTCAAATCGTCAGTGTCAGAGAAGTTTTCGAAGGTGCTACTAGAGGGCGTGTTCCATTGCTCCGGCTCGGAGGTCGTCCGGGACAAGGACGGCAAGACCACCATCATGGGCACGCCCACCGAGACGGCCATCCTCGAATTTGGCCTGGAGGTGGAGAAGCACACGAAAGTCGAGCACGCCGACGCCAAGAAGCTCAAGGTGGAGCCGTTCAACTCGGTGAAGAAGACAATGGCCGTTGTTGTCGCGTCCCCGAATGCCGCTGGCCGCCCCCGCGCATTCCTGAAGGGCGCGTCCGAGGTCGTCCTGCAGCGGTGCAGCTGCGTTATCGACGGCACCGGGAGCGTTGAGAAACTCACAGAAGCGAAGGCGAAGCGGGTGGCCAGCGCCATCGATGCGTTCGCGTGCGAGGCGCTGCGCACGCTCTGCTTGGCTTACCAGGACGTCGGCACCGGCAACGACATCCCTAGCGACGGGTACACGCTCGTTGCAGTGTTCGGCATCAAGGACCCCCTCCGTGCGGGCGTTAGGGAGGCCGTGAAGACGTGCCACGCAGCCGGTATCAATGTCCGTATGGTCACCGGAGACAACATCAACACGGCAAAGGCGATCGCGAGGGAGTGCGGCATCCTGACCGATGACGGCATTGCCATCGAGGGGCCCGAGTTCCGGATGAAGAGCCCTGAAGAGATGAGGGAGATCATACCCAGAATCCAG GTGATGGCTCGGTCGCTACCGTTGGACAAGCACACGCTTGTGACCAACCTGAGGGGCATGTTCAACGAGGTGGTGGCGGTGACCGGCGACGGCACGAACGACGCACCGGCGCTGCACGAGGCTGACATTGGCCTCGCCATGGGCATTGCTGGAACAGAG GTTGCCAAGGAGAACGCCGACGTGATCATCATGGACGACAACTTCTCCACCATCATAAACGTCACCAAATGGGGCCGTTCCGTCTACATCAACATCCAGAAGTTTGTGCAGTTCCAGCTCACAGTGAATGTTGTCGCCCTGATGGTGAACTTCGTCTCTGCATCTTTCACAG GAAGCGCGCCGCTGACCATTGTGCAACTGTTGTGGGTGAACCTGATCATGGACACCCTTGGTGCGTTGGCGTTGGCGACGGAGCCACCCAACGAGGCAATGATGCAGAGGCCGCCGGTCGGCCGAGGCGACAACTTCATCACCAAGGTGATGTGGAGGAACATCATCGGCCAGAGCATCTACCAGCTGATCGTGCTTGGCCTTCTCCTCTTCAGAGGGAAGAGCCTCCTGCAGATGAACGGCGCTCACGCTGACGCCCTGCTTAACACGTTCATATTCAACACCTTTGTGTTCTGCCAG GTTTTCAACGAGGTGAACAGCAGAGAGATGGAGAAGATCAATGTCTTCGGCGGCATTTTTAGTAGCTGGATCTTCTCGGCGGTTGTCGGCGCCACAGTCGTGTTCCAGGTGATCATCGTGGAGCTCCTAGGGACGTTTGCCAGCACGGTGCATCTTAGCGGGAGGCTGTGGCTCATCAGCGTGCTCATCGGGTCAGTCAGCCTGGTGATTGGTGCCATTTTGAAGTGCATCCCTGTCGATACTAGCAATGACTCGTCAGGTCACCACGATGGCTACCAACCCATCCCCACCGGCCCCAATGCCGTGTGA
- the LOC133910238 gene encoding calcium-transporting ATPase 1, plasma membrane-type isoform X2, whose protein sequence is MAYLRNKSMEFFKRFEMPAKNPSEDAQRRWREAVGTLVKNRRRRFRMVPDLDKRSQAETQRRKIQEKLRVALYVQKAALQFIDAARKTEHPLPEIARQCGFSISAEELASVVRGKDAKSLRHHKGVDGIARKVNVSLADGTKSDDTGLRAEVYGANQYTEKPPRTFWMYLWDASQDMTLMLLAFCAIISVVIGLATEGWPSGMFDGVGIMLTIFLVVMITAASDYKQSLQFRDLDKEKKKIDMHVTRDGYRQKVSIYEIVVGDIVHLSIGDQVPADGLYIDGYSFVVDESSLSGESEPVHVSVANPFLLGGTKVQDGSARMLVTAVGMRTEWGNLMETLSQGGEDETPLQVKLNGVATIIGKIGLAFSVLTFTVLMARFLVGKAHAPGGLLRWRVADALSVLNFFAVAVTIIVVAVPEGLPLAVTLSLAFAMKKLMQQRALVRHLSACETMGSASCICTDKTGTLTTNHMVVEKVWASGAAQTVSTAKGFDQLKSSVSEKFSKVLLEGVFHCSGSEVVRDKDGKTTIMGTPTETAILEFGLEVEKHTKVEHADAKKLKVEPFNSVKKTMAVVVASPNAAGRPRAFLKGASEVVLQRCSCVIDGTGSVEKLTEAKAKRVASAIDAFACEALRTLCLAYQDVGTGNDIPSDGYTLVAVFGIKDPLRAGVREAVKTCHAAGINVRMVTGDNINTAKAIARECGILTDDGIAIEGPEFRMKSPEEMREIIPRIQVMARSLPLDKHTLVTNLRGMFNEVVAVTGDGTNDAPALHEADIGLAMGIAGTEVAKENADVIIMDDNFSTIINVTKWGRSVYINIQKFVQFQLTVNVVALMVNFVSASFTGSAPLTIVQLLWVNLIMDTLGALALATEPPNEAMMQRPPVGRGDNFITKVMWRNIIGQSIYQLIVLGLLLFRGKSLLQMNGAHADALLNTFIFNTFVFCQVFNEVNSREMEKINVFGGIFSSWIFSAVVGATVVFQVIIVELLGTFASTVHLSGRLWLISVLIGSVSLVIGAILKCIPVDTSNDSSGHHDGYQPIPTGPNAV, encoded by the exons ATGGCGTATCTCCGGAACAAGTCGATGGAGTTCTTCAAGAGGTTCGAGATGCCGGCGAAGAACCCGTCGGAGGACGCGCAGCGCCGGTGGCGGGAGGCCGTCGGCACGCTCGTCAagaaccgccgccgccgcttccgcaTGGTCCCCGACCTCGACAAGCGATCTCAGGCTGAGACACAGCGCCGCAAGATCCAG GAGAAGCTTCGTGTTGCACTATACGTGCAGAAGGCTGCACTGCAGTTCATCGACG CCGCCCGCAAGACGGAGCACCCGCTGCCGGAGATCGCGCGGCAATGCGGCTTCTCCATCAGCGCCGAGGAGCTGGCCTCCGTGGTGCGCGGCAAGGACGCCAAGAGCCTGAGGCATCACAAGGGCGTCGACGGCATCGCCCGGAAGGTCAACGTGTCCCTCGCCGACGGCACCAAGTCCGACGACACTGGCCTCCGCGCCGAGGTCTACGGCGCCAACCAGTACACCGAGAAGCCCCCGAGGACGTTCTGGATGTACCTGTGGGACGCCAGCCAGGACATGACGCTCATGCTCCTCGCCTTTTGCGCGATCATCTCCGTCGTCATAGGCCTCGCCACCGAGGGGTGGCCGAGCGGTATGTTCGACGGCGTAGGCATCATGCTCACCATCTTCCTCGTGGTCATGATCACCGCGGCCAGCGACTACAAGCAGTCGCTGCAGTTCCGGGACCTcgacaaggagaagaagaagattgaCATGCACGTCACCCGCGACGGCTACCGGCAGAAGGTATCCATCTACGAGATTGTCGTCGGCGACATCGTCCACCTGTCCATCGGCGACCAGGTGCCGGCAGACGGCTTGTACATCGATGGCTACTCGTTCGTGGTCGACGAGTCGAGCCTGTCCGGCGAGAGCGAGCCTGTGCACGTGTCGGTCGCGAACCCGTTCTTGCTTGGCGGGACCAAGGTGCAGGACGGCTCGGCGCGGATGCTGGTGACGGCGGTCGGGATGCGCACGGAGTGGGGGAACCTGATGGAGACGCTGAGCCAGGGAGGCGAGGACGAGACGCCGCTGCAGGTCAAGCTCAACGGAGTGGCCACCATCATCGGCAAGATCGGGCTGGCGTTCTCGGTGCTCACCTTCACCGTGCTCATGGCGCGGTTCCTGGTGGGCAAGGCGCACGCGCCCGGCGGGCTGCTGCGGTGGAGGGTCGCCGACGCGCTCTCGGTGCTCAACTTCTTCGCTGTCGCAGTCAccatcatcgtcgtcgccgTGCCCGAGGGGCTGCCTCTCGCTGTCACTCTCAGCCTGGCGTTCGCCATGAAGAAGCTCATGCAACAGCGCGCGCTGGTGAGGCACCTCTCAGCTTGCGAGACCATGGGGTCGGCGAGCTGCATCTGCACCGACAAGACCGGCACGCTCACCACGAATCACATGGTCGTCGAGAAGGTCTGGGCATCCGGGGCGGCGCAGACCGTGAGCACTGCCAAGGGCTTCGACCAACTCAAATCGTCAGTGTCAGAGAAGTTTTCGAAGGTGCTACTAGAGGGCGTGTTCCATTGCTCCGGCTCGGAGGTCGTCCGGGACAAGGACGGCAAGACCACCATCATGGGCACGCCCACCGAGACGGCCATCCTCGAATTTGGCCTGGAGGTGGAGAAGCACACGAAAGTCGAGCACGCCGACGCCAAGAAGCTCAAGGTGGAGCCGTTCAACTCGGTGAAGAAGACAATGGCCGTTGTTGTCGCGTCCCCGAATGCCGCTGGCCGCCCCCGCGCATTCCTGAAGGGCGCGTCCGAGGTCGTCCTGCAGCGGTGCAGCTGCGTTATCGACGGCACCGGGAGCGTTGAGAAACTCACAGAAGCGAAGGCGAAGCGGGTGGCCAGCGCCATCGATGCGTTCGCGTGCGAGGCGCTGCGCACGCTCTGCTTGGCTTACCAGGACGTCGGCACCGGCAACGACATCCCTAGCGACGGGTACACGCTCGTTGCAGTGTTCGGCATCAAGGACCCCCTCCGTGCGGGCGTTAGGGAGGCCGTGAAGACGTGCCACGCAGCCGGTATCAATGTCCGTATGGTCACCGGAGACAACATCAACACGGCAAAGGCGATCGCGAGGGAGTGCGGCATCCTGACCGATGACGGCATTGCCATCGAGGGGCCCGAGTTCCGGATGAAGAGCCCTGAAGAGATGAGGGAGATCATACCCAGAATCCAG GTGATGGCTCGGTCGCTACCGTTGGACAAGCACACGCTTGTGACCAACCTGAGGGGCATGTTCAACGAGGTGGTGGCGGTGACCGGCGACGGCACGAACGACGCACCGGCGCTGCACGAGGCTGACATTGGCCTCGCCATGGGCATTGCTGGAACAGAG GTTGCCAAGGAGAACGCCGACGTGATCATCATGGACGACAACTTCTCCACCATCATAAACGTCACCAAATGGGGCCGTTCCGTCTACATCAACATCCAGAAGTTTGTGCAGTTCCAGCTCACAGTGAATGTTGTCGCCCTGATGGTGAACTTCGTCTCTGCATCTTTCACAG GAAGCGCGCCGCTGACCATTGTGCAACTGTTGTGGGTGAACCTGATCATGGACACCCTTGGTGCGTTGGCGTTGGCGACGGAGCCACCCAACGAGGCAATGATGCAGAGGCCGCCGGTCGGCCGAGGCGACAACTTCATCACCAAGGTGATGTGGAGGAACATCATCGGCCAGAGCATCTACCAGCTGATCGTGCTTGGCCTTCTCCTCTTCAGAGGGAAGAGCCTCCTGCAGATGAACGGCGCTCACGCTGACGCCCTGCTTAACACGTTCATATTCAACACCTTTGTGTTCTGCCAG GTTTTCAACGAGGTGAACAGCAGAGAGATGGAGAAGATCAATGTCTTCGGCGGCATTTTTAGTAGCTGGATCTTCTCGGCGGTTGTCGGCGCCACAGTCGTGTTCCAGGTGATCATCGTGGAGCTCCTAGGGACGTTTGCCAGCACGGTGCATCTTAGCGGGAGGCTGTGGCTCATCAGCGTGCTCATCGGGTCAGTCAGCCTGGTGATTGGTGCCATTTTGAAGTGCATCCCTGTCGATACTAGCAATGACTCGTCAGGTCACCACGATGGCTACCAACCCATCCCCACCGGCCCCAATGCCGTGTGA